The Sphingobium aromaticiconvertens genome has a segment encoding these proteins:
- a CDS encoding M28 family metallopeptidase: MRALLTGLSLIPLALAAPLSAQSARGTDWWKHVDFLADDALQGRLTGSPGYDKAADYVIAQFKALGLKPAGLDGYKQPVGFIEQTILSDRSSAALVSAKGETALKVPGDIIFGGSGGPVPETIDAPLVFAGYGLHLPEVGYDDFAGLDVKGKIVVVISGGPANVSGALKSHARSERGKWLAEQGALGMIALVTPHQVEIPWSRRVALSSQSAMYFSDPAMRESAAPFLNAQLDPEKSAMLFHGSGHDFAAIAAAADASKPIIGRALPLRLKASVAARRSDLTSPNIIAVMPGSDPKLKSEYVVLSAHLDGLGLGTAINGDTIYNGALDNASGVASLIEIAKKLRTGGAKPKRSILFAVVTAEEKGLLGARYFAKRPTVPQKAIVADLNFDMALPIFPLTSVTPLGYDQSSLGKDAEAVGATMSLPISPDPFPDRNTFIRSDQYAFIREGIPALFFKYGFKAGTPEAEKEKAWRANIYHSPADDAKQPVMTDEAVKMNDYVTAMALRVANSPARPTWNDDSFFKRFVK, encoded by the coding sequence ATGCGCGCCCTTCTCACCGGTTTGTCGCTGATCCCTCTTGCCCTTGCCGCACCACTCTCGGCGCAAAGCGCGCGGGGCACCGACTGGTGGAAGCATGTCGATTTTCTGGCGGACGACGCGTTGCAGGGGCGGCTGACCGGATCGCCCGGCTATGACAAGGCGGCCGACTATGTGATCGCGCAGTTCAAGGCGCTGGGCCTGAAACCCGCCGGGCTGGACGGTTATAAACAGCCCGTCGGTTTCATCGAACAAACGATCCTGTCCGACCGCTCCAGCGCCGCGCTGGTCAGTGCAAAGGGAGAAACGGCGCTTAAAGTCCCCGGTGACATCATATTTGGTGGCTCTGGCGGCCCGGTGCCCGAAACGATCGACGCGCCGTTGGTCTTCGCAGGCTATGGCTTGCACCTGCCCGAAGTCGGCTATGACGATTTCGCCGGGCTGGATGTGAAGGGCAAGATCGTCGTCGTCATCTCTGGCGGCCCCGCCAATGTCTCCGGCGCGCTCAAATCCCATGCCCGGTCGGAACGCGGTAAATGGCTGGCCGAGCAGGGCGCGCTGGGCATGATCGCGCTCGTCACCCCGCATCAGGTCGAAATCCCCTGGTCGCGCCGGGTCGCCCTGTCGTCACAATCCGCCATGTATTTCAGCGATCCCGCCATGCGTGAAAGCGCCGCCCCCTTCCTGAACGCACAGTTGGACCCGGAAAAATCGGCGATGCTGTTCCATGGATCAGGCCATGACTTCGCCGCCATAGCCGCGGCCGCCGACGCCTCGAAACCGATCATCGGCCGCGCCCTCCCCCTGCGTCTGAAGGCCAGCGTCGCGGCCAGGCGATCCGACCTCACTTCACCCAATATCATCGCGGTCATGCCGGGCAGCGATCCGAAGCTGAAAAGCGAATATGTCGTCCTCTCCGCCCATCTCGACGGGTTGGGCCTCGGCACCGCGATCAACGGCGACACCATTTATAATGGCGCGCTCGATAATGCATCGGGCGTCGCCAGCCTGATCGAAATCGCGAAGAAGCTGCGCACCGGTGGCGCGAAACCAAAACGCTCCATCCTGTTCGCGGTCGTCACTGCGGAGGAAAAGGGCCTGCTGGGCGCCCGTTATTTCGCCAAACGCCCCACCGTTCCGCAAAAGGCGATCGTCGCCGACCTTAATTTCGACATGGCCCTGCCGATCTTCCCGCTGACCAGCGTGACCCCGCTCGGCTATGACCAGAGCTCGCTGGGCAAGGATGCAGAAGCGGTCGGCGCGACCATGAGCCTGCCCATCTCGCCCGATCCCTTCCCCGACCGCAACACCTTCATCCGCTCCGACCAATATGCCTTCATCCGCGAAGGCATCCCCGCGCTCTTCTTCAAATATGGGTTCAAGGCGGGCACGCCGGAAGCCGAGAAGGAAAAGGCGTGGCGCGCTAACATCTACCACTCCCCCGCCGACGATGCGAAGCAGCCGGTGATGACGGATGAGGCAGTCAAGATGAACGACTATGTGACTGCCATGGCCCTGCGCGTCGCCAACAGCCCCGCGCGACCCACATGGAATGACGACAGCTTCTTCAAACGGTTCGTGAAATAG
- a CDS encoding head GIN domain-containing protein, with amino-acid sequence MMMRHRNFAVRLAVVAALASVAGCSDRSDNKQSGSPASWASDPKDWAGLSEFTGISATGPDNVVVTRGPFAVRVEGEPKAIEQLEMGVSGDMLKIGRKHRMGVSWGDDKGATVHVALPSLAAVSLTGSGNVTIDSARGEGLDLSLTGSGDLSVAAVAVKQVKADITGSGEMTLAGTAERGKISTTGSGDFKGDGLKFGAAEASVLGSGDIGFASDGAIDISIMGSGDVTVKGKAQCKKSVMGSGEVRCDG; translated from the coding sequence ATGATGATGCGCCATCGTAATTTCGCCGTCCGCCTTGCCGTCGTTGCTGCGCTGGCCTCTGTCGCAGGGTGCTCAGATCGATCCGACAACAAGCAGTCAGGAAGCCCGGCATCCTGGGCCAGCGATCCGAAGGACTGGGCGGGCCTGAGCGAGTTCACCGGTATATCGGCGACCGGTCCCGACAATGTGGTGGTGACGAGAGGGCCGTTTGCCGTGCGGGTCGAGGGCGAGCCCAAGGCGATCGAGCAACTGGAAATGGGCGTCAGCGGCGATATGCTCAAGATCGGGCGCAAGCATCGGATGGGCGTGAGCTGGGGCGATGACAAGGGCGCGACCGTCCATGTGGCCTTGCCTTCGCTGGCGGCGGTGTCGCTGACCGGATCGGGCAATGTCACGATCGATAGTGCCAGAGGCGAAGGGCTGGACCTGTCGCTGACCGGATCGGGCGACCTGTCGGTTGCGGCCGTCGCGGTCAAGCAGGTGAAGGCGGACATTACCGGATCGGGCGAGATGACGCTGGCGGGCACTGCGGAACGGGGCAAGATTTCAACGACCGGATCGGGCGATTTCAAGGGGGATGGGCTGAAATTCGGCGCGGCCGAGGCGTCGGTGCTGGGATCGGGCGATATCGGCTTTGCGTCCGATGGTGCGATCGATATCAGCATCATGGGATCGGGCGATGTGACGGTGAAGGGCAAGGCGCAATGCAAAAAGTCGGTCATGGGATCGGGCGAAGTGCGCTGCGACGGCTAA
- a CDS encoding GIN domain-containing protein, which translates to MQKVGHGIGRSALRRLTPRLIGTLGVALTATPGAALADTQSYTISSFDSLRVEAPVNVILTTGGGSSGRGEGPRATLERLRVEVSGRVLKISMVAATGGGRSAGPATLRFSTGDLRRVMLTGGGSITVNRMKGLSGDIVLGGNGDVTIQAVDVDRLTVMLAGGGRATLAGRAGVADLRVSGPGSIAAEKLTARQSRLSSDGPGEIAVITAVSADIRSSGSGDVTVQGKPACTVKNLGTGRIYCAGESY; encoded by the coding sequence ATGCAAAAAGTCGGTCATGGGATCGGGCGAAGTGCGCTGCGACGGCTAACGCCCCGGCTTATTGGGACGCTGGGTGTCGCCCTGACGGCGACGCCCGGCGCGGCGCTGGCGGATACACAGAGCTACACCATATCCAGCTTTGACAGCCTGCGGGTCGAGGCGCCGGTCAACGTCATTCTGACGACCGGGGGCGGATCGTCAGGGCGTGGGGAAGGGCCGCGCGCGACACTGGAAAGGCTGCGGGTCGAGGTGTCGGGCCGAGTGTTGAAGATCAGCATGGTGGCCGCGACTGGCGGTGGCCGTTCGGCTGGACCTGCGACGCTGCGCTTTTCCACCGGCGATCTGCGCCGGGTGATGCTGACCGGCGGCGGCTCTATAACGGTCAATCGGATGAAGGGTCTGTCGGGCGACATTGTGCTGGGCGGCAATGGCGACGTGACGATCCAGGCGGTGGATGTCGACCGGTTGACGGTGATGCTGGCGGGCGGTGGGCGCGCGACGCTGGCGGGACGCGCGGGTGTCGCGGACCTGCGTGTGTCGGGACCGGGCAGCATCGCCGCTGAAAAGCTGACCGCCCGCCAGTCGCGCCTGTCCAGCGACGGGCCGGGCGAAATCGCCGTGATCACCGCCGTTTCCGCCGATATCCGTTCAAGCGGATCGGGCGACGTCACCGTGCAGGGCAAGCCTGCCTGCACCGTGAAAAATCTGGGTACAGGGCGGATATACTGCGCTGGCGAGAGTTATTAG
- a CDS encoding dicarboxylate/amino acid:cation symporter, producing MADAQVRTGLYRFPRMSLQWQMLAGFLIGLGAGMIVYMTAPDTPWVDIVTRYVTGPIGQIFLRLLFMLVIPLLASALIVGIVEMGEMKALRRVGVRTLIYTVIVSSIAVVISLAAVNLLRPGDGVDPAMARAMLADAGQGAQAILARGGETPTGIAAIIAIVPDNIVAAMGRNDILAVMFFSLFFGIGMVLVQTSGSAALLTVVEGIFEVAMRLIGIVIRIAPLAIACFMFNLAAQFGWDLLVRLSAYVGVVLLALAVQMFVVFPLLIAFLARRSPLRFFGAVHEAMVMAFATASSNATLPTALRVAEDELHLPRRISRFVLTIGATANQNGTAMFEGVTVLFLAQFFGVDLSLSQQLMVMLVCILGGVGTAGVPGGSLPVVAMILAMVGVLPEGIGLVLGVDRLLDMCRTTLNVTGDLVAATVISAGEERAASA from the coding sequence ATGGCGGACGCACAAGTCAGAACAGGGCTATACCGCTTTCCGCGTATGTCGCTGCAATGGCAGATGCTTGCGGGCTTTCTGATCGGGCTTGGTGCGGGCATGATCGTCTATATGACGGCCCCTGATACGCCGTGGGTAGATATCGTCACGCGCTATGTCACCGGACCCATCGGCCAGATATTCCTGCGCCTGCTGTTCATGCTGGTGATTCCGCTGCTCGCATCCGCGCTGATCGTCGGTATTGTCGAGATGGGGGAGATGAAGGCGTTGCGCCGGGTGGGTGTCCGCACGTTGATCTATACGGTGATCGTGTCCTCGATCGCGGTCGTCATCAGTCTGGCCGCCGTCAACCTGTTGCGACCGGGTGATGGTGTCGATCCGGCAATGGCACGGGCGATGCTGGCCGATGCGGGGCAGGGCGCACAGGCGATCTTGGCGCGGGGCGGCGAAACACCTACCGGCATCGCGGCGATCATCGCCATCGTTCCAGACAACATCGTCGCGGCCATGGGGCGCAATGACATATTGGCGGTGATGTTCTTCTCCCTGTTCTTCGGCATCGGCATGGTGCTGGTGCAAACGTCGGGTAGCGCGGCGTTGCTGACCGTTGTGGAGGGAATATTCGAGGTCGCGATGCGCCTGATCGGCATCGTCATCCGCATCGCGCCGCTCGCCATCGCCTGTTTCATGTTCAACCTGGCCGCACAATTCGGATGGGATTTGCTGGTGCGGCTGTCGGCTTATGTCGGGGTGGTGCTGCTGGCATTGGCGGTGCAGATGTTTGTCGTCTTCCCGCTGCTGATCGCCTTTCTGGCCCGTCGTTCGCCGCTGCGTTTCTTTGGCGCGGTGCATGAGGCGATGGTGATGGCTTTTGCCACCGCTTCCTCCAACGCAACGCTGCCCACGGCGCTGCGTGTTGCGGAGGACGAATTGCATCTGCCGCGACGTATATCGCGCTTCGTTCTGACCATTGGTGCGACTGCCAACCAGAATGGCACCGCGATGTTCGAAGGGGTGACGGTGCTGTTCCTCGCCCAGTTCTTTGGCGTTGACCTCAGTTTGAGCCAGCAGTTGATGGTCATGCTGGTGTGCATATTGGGTGGTGTCGGAACGGCCGGGGTGCCGGGTGGATCGCTGCCGGTGGTGGCGATGATCCTGGCGATGGTTGGCGTGCTGCCCGAGGGGATAGGGCTGGTGCTGGGCGTCGACCGGCTGCTCGATATGTGCCGCACGACGCTCAACGTCACCGGCGATCTGGTCGCGGCGACGGTGATTTCCGCCGGGGAGGAGCGGGCGGCTTCGGCCTAG
- a CDS encoding bifunctional (p)ppGpp synthetase/guanosine-3',5'-bis(diphosphate) 3'-pyrophosphohydrolase: MLRQYELVERVKSYDPDADEAMINRAYVFSVQKHGSQKRASGDPYFSHPIEVAGILTDLYLDDQTIVTALLHDTIEDTLVTYDEIESAFGGEVARLVDGVTKLSKIEAQSENERAAENLRKFLLAMSDDIRVLIVKLADRLHNMRTLHFIKNEAKRRRIAKETMDIYAPLAERIGMYDFMREMQLLAFRELEPEAYDSVTRRLERLKEGGHDKVDRIGAQLQLLLGSAGLSVTVSGREKHPFSIWRKMQERHISFEQLTDVIAFRVITETVEDCYRALGVIHQTFKMVPGRFKDYISTPKRNGYQSLHTTVIHNENARIEVQIRSRDMHHDSEFGLAAHWAYKQKGDVRDQKAPWLRDLVEILEQSQDADELLEHTRMAMYQDRIFAFSPKGELHQLPKGSTPVDFAYAVHTSLGNQTVGAKVNGRVVPLRTSLENGDQVEILKSEGQEPQPGWLTFAITGKARAAIRRYIRHKERGEMIALGGKLYEEIIGRFPADLASELGDKALKAALKRLKLEDRSALMIAIATHRLLDSEVMEALIPGSTSGAGMEEAHPRQHAPVSIRGLTPGIAYRLGDCCHPVPGDRIVGIRRTGEPIEVHTIDCKTLENGQDADWVDLAWDSGSKGGTARLQVIVKNQPGALAAVANIFGATKANILNLQLVNREGPFHTDIIDLEVADAAHLMRILSALRALDIVVQADRV, translated from the coding sequence ATGTTACGCCAGTATGAACTTGTTGAGCGCGTCAAAAGCTACGATCCGGATGCGGACGAAGCGATGATCAACCGCGCTTATGTCTTTTCCGTCCAGAAGCATGGCAGCCAGAAGCGCGCCAGCGGCGACCCCTATTTCAGCCATCCGATCGAGGTGGCGGGAATCCTGACCGACCTCTATCTGGACGACCAGACGATCGTGACCGCGCTGCTGCACGACACGATCGAAGATACGCTCGTTACCTATGACGAGATTGAGAGCGCCTTCGGCGGAGAAGTCGCGCGACTGGTCGATGGCGTCACCAAACTCTCCAAGATCGAAGCACAGTCCGAGAATGAGCGCGCAGCGGAAAATCTGCGCAAATTCCTGCTCGCCATGTCGGATGATATTCGCGTCCTGATCGTGAAGCTGGCCGACCGTCTCCACAATATGCGGACACTGCACTTCATCAAGAATGAAGCCAAGCGGCGGCGCATCGCCAAGGAGACGATGGACATATACGCCCCGCTCGCCGAGCGGATCGGCATGTACGACTTCATGCGCGAGATGCAGTTGCTCGCCTTTCGCGAGCTGGAACCGGAAGCCTATGACAGCGTCACCAGGCGGCTGGAACGGTTGAAGGAGGGCGGCCACGACAAGGTCGACCGGATCGGCGCGCAACTCCAATTGCTGCTCGGCAGCGCGGGCCTGTCCGTCACGGTATCGGGGCGCGAGAAGCATCCTTTCTCCATCTGGCGGAAGATGCAGGAACGGCACATCAGCTTTGAACAGCTAACCGATGTCATCGCCTTTCGCGTCATCACCGAAACGGTGGAGGATTGCTATCGGGCGCTCGGCGTCATCCACCAGACGTTCAAGATGGTGCCGGGTCGGTTCAAGGATTATATCTCGACACCCAAGCGCAACGGCTATCAGTCGCTGCACACCACCGTCATTCATAACGAGAATGCGCGGATCGAGGTGCAGATACGCAGCCGCGACATGCATCATGACAGCGAATTCGGCCTCGCCGCCCACTGGGCCTACAAGCAGAAAGGCGACGTGCGCGACCAGAAGGCGCCATGGCTGCGCGATCTGGTCGAAATATTGGAGCAGAGCCAGGACGCGGACGAACTGCTCGAACATACACGCATGGCGATGTATCAGGACCGCATCTTCGCCTTCTCTCCCAAGGGCGAACTGCATCAGTTGCCCAAGGGTTCGACGCCGGTGGACTTCGCCTATGCGGTTCACACGTCGCTGGGCAACCAGACGGTCGGCGCGAAGGTCAATGGCCGTGTTGTGCCGTTGCGGACCAGCCTTGAAAATGGCGATCAGGTCGAGATTCTAAAGTCAGAAGGACAGGAGCCACAGCCCGGCTGGCTGACCTTTGCCATCACCGGCAAGGCCCGCGCCGCCATCCGCCGCTACATTCGCCACAAGGAGCGGGGCGAAATGATCGCGCTGGGCGGTAAGCTCTATGAAGAGATTATCGGTCGTTTCCCCGCCGATCTCGCGTCGGAATTGGGCGACAAGGCGCTGAAAGCCGCGCTCAAGCGGCTAAAGCTGGAAGACCGATCCGCGTTGATGATCGCCATCGCCACGCACCGTTTGCTCGATTCAGAAGTGATGGAGGCGCTGATCCCCGGCTCGACCAGCGGTGCGGGGATGGAGGAAGCGCATCCGCGCCAGCACGCGCCGGTGTCGATCCGAGGGCTGACGCCGGGCATCGCCTACAGGCTGGGCGATTGCTGCCATCCGGTGCCGGGCGATCGGATCGTGGGCATCCGCCGCACGGGTGAACCGATCGAAGTCCACACGATCGATTGCAAGACGTTAGAGAACGGGCAGGATGCTGACTGGGTCGACCTGGCCTGGGACAGTGGATCAAAGGGCGGCACCGCGCGCCTTCAGGTCATCGTCAAGAACCAGCCCGGCGCGCTGGCGGCCGTCGCCAATATCTTTGGCGCGACCAAGGCGAACATCCTCAACCTGCAACTGGTCAACCGCGAAGGGCCGTTCCACACCGACATCATTGACCTGGAGGTGGCTGACGCCGCGCATCTCATGCGGATTTTGTCGGCGCTGCGGGCGCTCGACATCGTGGTGCAGGCGGATCGGGTCTAG
- a CDS encoding helix-turn-helix domain-containing protein, translating to MTQITAQDLEHCALPSALEAMGERWSFLILRGAMSGIRHFEEFQSTLGIARNILANRLARLVENGIMLRQPMRCDRRKVEYLLTEKGQELAPVMVALRQWGERWGNACTQQFLADRQDAQPIQTIRILSHDGRVLTLDDLMWVCTHDDADMLDVGCAALKEPVAA from the coding sequence ATGACCCAGATTACCGCCCAGGATCTTGAACATTGCGCGCTCCCCAGTGCTCTTGAGGCGATGGGCGAGCGATGGTCCTTCCTCATTCTACGTGGAGCCATGTCGGGCATCCGCCATTTTGAGGAGTTTCAGTCGACACTGGGTATCGCCCGCAACATCCTTGCCAACCGTCTCGCGCGGCTGGTGGAAAACGGAATAATGCTGCGTCAGCCGATGCGCTGCGACCGCCGCAAGGTCGAGTATCTGCTGACCGAAAAAGGGCAGGAACTGGCGCCGGTGATGGTTGCACTGCGTCAATGGGGTGAGCGTTGGGGGAATGCCTGCACGCAGCAGTTTCTGGCCGACCGGCAGGATGCCCAGCCGATCCAGACGATCCGCATATTGTCCCATGACGGGCGCGTGCTGACGCTGGATGACCTGATGTGGGTATGCACGCATGATGATGCGGACATGCTTGATGTCGGGTGCGCGGCGCTCAAAGAGCCGGTGGCCGCCTGA
- a CDS encoding sensor histidine kinase: protein MAPTRFQPQPFFADKNRAFWNLQSLGWGGAFLLRGSSTIANGQPLSTLIPVMISTVTGYSVTLLIAVVFRWLQQQRPIVTWGVSIVMVVGAAALCAFIDAWVFSTQNRTSETAGLQLFLGAFYLNMTLLGAWSALYYAINFYLTVEEQADQLLHLENQASSAQLAMLRYQLNPHFLFNTLNSISTLVLLKETGRANAMLSRLSSFLRYTLINEPTAQVTLAQEVETLKLYLEIEKMRFEERLRPVFNIDPAVAHARLPSLLLQPLVENAIKYAVTPKEEGAEIAITAQPAGENVRIVVSDTGPGLNEGHVRPNTSTGVGLANIRDRLFQAFGERQSFDARSTPGGFSVTIEMPLNMDEPSKVAA, encoded by the coding sequence ATGGCCCCTACTCGCTTCCAGCCCCAACCCTTTTTCGCGGACAAGAATCGCGCTTTCTGGAATCTTCAGTCGCTGGGGTGGGGGGGGGCGTTCCTGCTTCGTGGTTCCTCCACTATTGCCAACGGCCAGCCGCTATCGACGCTGATCCCTGTCATGATTTCCACCGTCACCGGCTATTCGGTGACGCTGCTGATCGCGGTGGTGTTCCGCTGGTTGCAGCAGCAGCGGCCGATCGTCACCTGGGGCGTGTCGATCGTCATGGTCGTGGGCGCGGCGGCGCTGTGCGCCTTCATCGATGCCTGGGTCTTCTCGACCCAGAACCGCACCAGCGAGACGGCGGGATTGCAGCTATTCCTGGGGGCCTTCTACCTCAACATGACGCTGCTGGGCGCCTGGTCGGCGCTCTATTATGCGATCAACTTCTACCTGACGGTCGAGGAGCAGGCCGACCAGTTGCTGCATCTGGAAAATCAGGCGTCCAGCGCGCAACTGGCGATGTTACGCTACCAGCTCAATCCGCATTTTCTGTTCAATACGCTCAATTCCATCTCCACGCTGGTCTTGTTGAAGGAGACGGGCCGGGCCAATGCGATGCTGTCGCGCCTGTCCTCCTTCCTGCGCTACACGCTTATCAATGAGCCGACCGCGCAGGTGACGTTGGCGCAAGAGGTCGAGACGCTGAAACTCTATCTGGAGATCGAAAAGATGCGTTTCGAGGAGAGGCTGCGTCCCGTCTTCAACATCGATCCCGCCGTCGCCCATGCGCGACTGCCCTCCTTGTTGCTTCAACCGCTGGTCGAGAATGCGATCAAATATGCGGTGACACCCAAGGAGGAGGGAGCGGAAATCGCCATTACGGCGCAGCCTGCCGGTGAAAATGTCCGGATCGTCGTATCGGACACTGGACCGGGATTGAATGAGGGCCATGTCAGGCCGAACACATCGACCGGTGTGGGCCTCGCCAATATCCGCGATCGCCTATTTCAGGCTTTCGGGGAACGACAAAGCTTTGACGCGCGTTCCACACCGGGCGGATTTTCGGTTACGATCGAGATGCCGTTGAATATGGATGAACCATCGAAAGTGGCCGCATGA
- a CDS encoding LytTR family DNA-binding domain-containing protein, with protein MTIRTILVDDESLAIQGLKLRLEPHEDVEIVETCSNGREAIRAIKTHKPDLVFLDIQMPGFDGFSVVQGMMEIEPPLFIFVTAYSDHAIRAFEAQAVDYLMKPVEEDRLADALDRVRLRLSEKRQVQEAERLREVLAEVAPQAMSDFVSEDDAPASNRFEKLINIKDRGQIFRVDVDSIERIDAAGDYMCIYTADNSLILRETMKDLEKRLDPRNFQRVHRSTIVNLSQVRQVKPHTNGECFLVLESGAQVKVSRSYRDVVARFVH; from the coding sequence ATGACAATCAGAACAATCCTCGTCGATGACGAAAGCCTGGCCATCCAGGGCCTCAAGCTGCGTCTGGAACCGCATGAGGATGTCGAAATCGTCGAAACGTGCAGTAATGGCCGGGAAGCCATCCGCGCGATAAAGACGCACAAACCTGATCTTGTGTTCCTTGATATCCAGATGCCTGGCTTTGATGGCTTTTCCGTCGTTCAGGGAATGATGGAGATTGAGCCGCCGCTATTCATTTTCGTCACCGCTTATAGCGACCATGCCATCCGTGCGTTTGAGGCGCAGGCCGTCGACTATCTGATGAAGCCGGTGGAAGAGGATCGACTGGCCGACGCGCTGGACCGGGTGCGCCTGCGCTTGTCCGAGAAACGTCAGGTGCAGGAGGCCGAGCGGCTGCGCGAGGTGTTGGCCGAGGTTGCACCGCAGGCGATGAGCGATTTCGTCAGCGAGGATGACGCGCCGGCGTCCAATCGATTCGAAAAGCTGATCAACATCAAGGATCGCGGACAGATTTTCCGCGTGGACGTGGATTCGATCGAGCGGATCGATGCCGCGGGCGACTATATGTGCATCTACACCGCCGACAATTCACTGATTCTGCGGGAGACGATGAAGGATCTGGAAAAGCGGCTCGACCCGCGCAATTTTCAGCGCGTGCATCGCTCTACCATCGTTAATCTGAGTCAGGTGCGACAGGTGAAGCCCCACACCAATGGCGAATGTTTCCTGGTGCTGGAAAGCGGCGCACAGGTGAAGGTCAGCCGGTCTTATCGGGATGTCGTCGCCCGCTTCGTCCACTAA
- a CDS encoding GtrA family protein, with amino-acid sequence MKIIASLLPARLSPARLPPEQQALLWQLVRYGVTGLFVTACQAAIYWCLAALVGLHPQVANGIGYLAAVTIGYILHSAFTFRDHGNRDNQGARSVRFIIVSLISLGLNALWVALCVTLMRWPEWSPIPAMIFVTPAVVFGLNRQWVFK; translated from the coding sequence ATGAAAATCATCGCCAGCCTGTTGCCCGCCCGCCTCTCACCGGCCCGCCTGCCCCCCGAGCAGCAAGCCTTGCTTTGGCAACTGGTGCGCTATGGCGTGACCGGCCTGTTCGTGACAGCCTGTCAGGCGGCAATCTACTGGTGCCTCGCGGCCCTTGTCGGCCTTCACCCACAGGTGGCGAACGGGATCGGCTATCTCGCTGCCGTCACGATCGGCTATATCCTGCACAGCGCCTTCACCTTCCGCGACCATGGCAACCGCGACAATCAGGGCGCGCGCAGCGTCCGCTTCATCATCGTGTCCCTCATCAGCCTCGGCCTGAACGCCCTATGGGTCGCGCTCTGCGTTACCCTCATGCGATGGCCGGAATGGTCGCCCATCCCGGCCATGATCTTCGTAACGCCAGCCGTGGTGTTCGGCCTCAACCGGCAGTGGGTGTTCAAATGA
- a CDS encoding nucleoside deaminase produces MASPFPLPDPMRRALALARAAEQAGEVPIGAVVTRGGQIIAEGENRNRRDNDPTAHAEIVAIRAAAALLNDFRLADCDLWVTLEPCAMCAGAISHARIARVYYALSDPKGGGVEQGARVFAQRQCLHKPEIYGGLAEEEAASLLRGFFAGRR; encoded by the coding sequence ATGGCCTCGCCCTTCCCCCTGCCCGATCCGATGCGCCGCGCGCTGGCCCTTGCCCGCGCGGCAGAGCAGGCAGGCGAAGTACCGATCGGCGCGGTCGTGACGCGCGGCGGCCAGATCATCGCAGAGGGCGAGAATCGCAATCGTCGCGATAATGATCCTACCGCCCATGCGGAAATCGTTGCCATCCGCGCCGCGGCTGCGCTCCTCAATGACTTCCGCCTTGCCGATTGCGACCTGTGGGTAACGCTGGAACCCTGCGCCATGTGCGCGGGCGCCATCTCCCACGCCCGCATCGCGCGCGTCTATTATGCGCTGTCCGACCCCAAGGGCGGTGGTGTCGAACAAGGCGCACGGGTGTTCGCCCAGCGCCAATGTCTGCACAAACCGGAAATCTATGGCGGCCTTGCCGAAGAGGAAGCTGCCAGCCTGCTAAGGGGCTTTTTTGCCGGGCGGCGCTGA
- the rpmB gene encoding 50S ribosomal protein L28, which yields MSRICELTGKGRQVGHNVSHANNKTKRVFLPNLQNVTLISESLEKGVKLRVSTHGLRSVEHNGGLDNWLVKTGDDKLSLKARRLKREIVKKQAVVAA from the coding sequence ATGTCGCGCATCTGCGAACTGACCGGCAAGGGCCGCCAGGTGGGTCACAATGTGTCCCACGCCAACAACAAGACCAAGCGTGTCTTCCTGCCTAACCTGCAGAATGTGACGCTGATCTCGGAATCGCTTGAAAAGGGCGTAAAGCTGCGCGTTTCCACGCACGGCCTGCGTTCGGTCGAGCATAATGGCGGCTTGGACAACTGGCTGGTCAAGACTGGCGACGACAAGCTGTCGCTGAAGGCCCGTCGCCTGAAGCGCGAGATCGTGAAGAAGCAGGCTGTAGTCGCCGCCTGA